The segment aggaagTGGCCTCTTTGCTTTTAACATACTAAATGATAACTACTACAATTTGAGAGTGTTTTAGTGAACAATTTTCTTCTTCACATCATCACTCAATACTTTTATCTCTATGACACGTACATTTACATAAGTACCTGATTACTTTTTCTTTGGTAATCACAAGTTATGgggttgtttgaaaataaattgacttgtatttataatacaatgttTGGGATTTTAATGGGAAAGATAAAGCAACTTTTGTTCTTGGATATCCAAAGTTATTTGTCTATACGTAAATAAGAGGATCTACTCTTAGGAGTGTATTCACACTCTGCAGCCTCCTTCTCCTCGTCTAGTTTTTGAGAAGATGacatttgaaaatacattttattgcaaatttttgaatactGGGTCCACATAGCATCGTTTAGCGCTTGCTCTCTTCGGCGATATGCGGGAGAAAGGAGTCTTTCTAATCTGCCCATCAAGGTTGAGAAGGTGGGTCGTAGAGATGGAACAGAGTTCCAACAATCATTCATTAGTGTATCTATTTCACCTGGCGTATGAAGGGGTGTCATCAATCTTTGACCACTACTAAACGTTTctaaaagtaatttgtttatGTTGTCACCTCTAATGcctgaaaaattccaaagaataaaaaagagcTTATTAAGATTTACTGGAGCGTCATTGTATTTCTTACTTGAATAAGGTGTTTCTCCAAGAGAGAAAATTTCCCATATAACGATTCCAAAAGACCAAAGATCCGTATATTTCGACAACTTAATATCTCTCAAAGCTTCAGGAGCCATCCATCGAGAGGGGAGTACATCTGTTCTCATATCTGAAGTGACATAATGATTGTAGAGTCGGTGAGAGAGACCAAAGTCGGATATTTTTGCTGTTAAATCTGTTGTAAGAAGAATATTTCTTGCAGCAAGATCCCCATGAAGTTGAATGACATctctttcatataaaaatgacattcCGCTTGCAATCTggagttgaagaaaaaaaaagagacttttGAGACAATGTTAATTGAGAAATATGAATCTGCTCCTCACCTGAAATCCCCAGGAAATCATGGTATTCACGTCCTCATTACATTTGTTATTTCCGTCTTGAATATATCCCTTATATGTCTCAAAGGCAAGAGCCTCCTTGTACCTTTGTCTCTCCAGACGAAGATATTTCAAAAGAGAATCGTTTGAGCAATATTCAAGAATGAGATAAAAAGTTCCTGCTCTATCCATTGTAACTCTTTGAAGATTAACTATATTTGGATGATATCCAATTTTTAACATGGTTTTAGCCTCTTTGATCAATTCCCGTTGCTCAAAACTATCAACTGAACCATTGGATTTGATGTACTTGACAGCAACTTCCCAACAAGCTCCAAAATCCCTTAGAATGGCTGCCTTTACACGTCCAAAATTTCCTTCACCAATGACATTGTTCATATCCAGATTGTTAAAATCTGTGAATCTATCCTTGAATAGTGGTTCTTCGTCAATCTTACTTATTTCGATTTGATGATCCCCATGAGCAATTATGGCAGTAGTTGGAACAGCTAGAAATTGATTTCCAGATGAAACAAGAGTATTATTACTGATATATGTGGATGTAGTAGACTGTAAACTGAGTAATCGAGGTCTTCCTCCTCCCATGATCATTGCTGCAGTTGTACCAGAAGAAGACTGAAGATCCAATTCCTCTTCATTCGTGACAATAAAGGTTTGAATAGCACCATTTTTAGAGCTATTTTTGATTCGATTCGCAGCGATTACGAGCATTGcgaataaaagaatgatacaaCTCAAACTAAGCATAACTATAAGAACAATGGGATGATCCACTTTAAGTTGAACTTTTTTAGGCTCAATGACTTCATTAACAGGCCAAGAGAGTTTAGAGTACCATGTACGAGTTTCATCAGGGAAATTTGTAATGAAACACACTAAACTGGCGTTGGTTAAAGTTTCATTATGAACAGTAACTTTATAATACTTGTAGAACTTGGAGGCCTCAAAGGAAACTTCATGAGGCGAGCATTTCCGTTTTTTATCACAAATCACTTCTATGTTTGATCCATTCGTGGATGGAAAATGTTCGTTATAAAATAGACAGGTGTGGAACCCAAGATTGACTTTTATAAGATATGTCTTGTTATCGAGTCTCTCTTTCTCTGTCTTGAAGtaaggttttctttttttaagggcATAGAAATCCAGAGACCTTGAACGATTCAACGTAATCTTGTAAAAGCCTTCtttgacacttttttcattCTCATTGATGAGTCTGGCTATGTGATGATATTTGGTATCCCTTATGAGCTTCCACCCGCTCAACTCATCACTGTTATTTCTAAGAGTGAAATATCTTGATTCCGCGTTTGGAAAAGTTAATCTTATTGAACAGTTGGAACTCGAGTCTTCAAAAGAGAGGAGAACATGAAGGCCCTTGTCTTGCTGTATGTAATTTATTGTGGAGTGTAATGGATCTGGACCAATGATATTAGATTTGGGCGAACATAGTGGACCGCTTAATGACTTTGAAAAGCGGAGTTTGATGACTATAATTAGTACTAAGTAGGGTGTCTCTAAAAGTCTCATATTGTTTGCGTATGGACTTAACGTGTTCCTTGAGTAAATGGTGCTCTGTGCTTTTGTTATCCTATTTCCTATCACTTTTAAGGTTCCATATCCTCCACTGGAATATTTCACTCATGTCTACTCCTTTATTTTGATAGTATGTTTCAAATGACTTTGCTCGTAATAAATTAAACCGTATTTGAAAACTaaagagaaaaattatcaatacttttttttattttcttcaaatttgaatgcGCATTAAGACGTGATAAATTAGGGATGTAGCTAACTTGATAACTAACAGCTCATATAAAAGGACATTTTAGAGAAAATTCCTTGAATCCTCAAAGTCCATACGTATCCTTATTCGAgcaattgagaaaattaaatatatttagtattaaatgTCAGTGTATCAAATACGTTTATTTATATCACTAATTTTGGGCGCTAAGGAAACAAATACGATGTCAGCTTACTTAGGGGGCTGTAAAGTATACCCCATGccttgaataaaatactaataatataataaaggaaCCAACAATTCTTGATGTAAATAACATTatggcagaaaaaaaaaagaaaaaaacaatacgTGAAAAATAGAATGAAGGATTTTGTTGTTGCTTTGATGGAGACCATTCATTGATTTCCTTcgtaataaataagtataatgcCCCACATAAAAGATACATAAAACTAGGCTAAAACCATTTGGAAACATATTATGAGGTgcgtcaacaaaaaagcaagcaaggataattttttgaaaaatgagtctGTATTACACTAGTTATTTCAACTAATCATTATCTTATAAAGTAGGAGTACCAACTGTCCTCTTTTGCTCGGGCAAgtcctctttttacatcttCTCTGCAGCGttctgtgtgtgtgttttttatttttataaaaacaacattaaatGTCTCTTTTTTATGGGTTAAAATAGTAAACAAAAcgacttaaaataaaagtaattttttatttaaagaacagaaaattaaaatttattttcccaaaacataaaaaaactcaaattaagtatttaatcatttaaaaaatattaacttcctTAAAATAAGCAGTGATTGGATCAGGTATCTTCTTTTACTTCATAATAGTtctgggaaaaagtaatttcctttttttactttatttcaatgttataaGAAGTTGAGCAGGTGATAGTCACTTTGTGCCAGGTCTTGACTGTAGGTTGGAGCCATAAGAACTTTCTATCTAAGCTCCCGGAGACGGTGCGTCTTGATGAAATATGATTCCTCTTCTATTCGTCAATACTGGCTGCTTCTCCTCGATCACTAGCTTCAAACAGTGGAGTTGTTCACAaaagagggcagaattgagtggGGAAAAGAAATTGTttgaaccactgttgtgcaaaaCAGAGCGAAAGAATATCGGCCCCGTATACAGCGCAAATTTTCACTCTCGCTTTCGACaagtttttccctttcaggtgttaaaaatataaattttgacgaatttctttctttgagacTTCCATACTCAACGCACGATAATTTACAACTGAACCTTCCAAGCGTATTACATTTcgaaaagcgtttgtagtacaTATTCACACATTTGCAACGCTTTATCATCAGATCCGATGTGACCCATcatgaacaagatatatttagtttataaaaaaaagggcgggaaatacgaaatcacttttttcccaacctaatattatcaattatcatgAATCATATAAAGGCTAAAGAGTAGAGCTGCTAAAGGCTATTAATAGTAAAAGTCCAATTAGACAAGCCAGCTAAGTAAtcttattattagtgatgaacATATGCTACATTTTTTAGCTCGGCcgttttttggagttggtaaaTTGAAGAGTGAATTATATTTTCCtaagttgttgtcattattatttaattcctgaggagttaacttccttttctactacatataattgatatatacgaaTCACAGAAAACTGATAATGTGCTGTGTagttaaaattgtatttccttctctacCTCTATCCCTCGTTCCAGCTGCTTGTTGCAGAttttatgaaacgtcatgatagctaagctgctctcctccaaattgtcagggttatcatttCTATTTTCGGTTTCGTTTtgttaacatgcccaaaatgctcccGATTAGCACACTACTTATTATAGACTATACGAGGGAAGTCGGAAAAGTTTCCAATAAAGATCAAAGATATTTTTccctgaattttttattttatttttcaacatagtctccttgtaactctacacacttctcctaTCTATGTAAcctgtccaaatagtactcgccGTGTTTCTCtggaaaataattgttcagaggacactttttattttttgcctcaattactctgagttggattgacttagccCACCAATTTTTAACACAACAACCATTTATATGTGTCCTGTTGATTGAAtgtatttaaaggttacactcttcataaaaactatttaatgacagcttgatactccattttttcaattttgacaaTAACCCTCACATCAACTccctcaaacgactgttacataacaactgctcgtccaaaatgactgaaactttggtgaataaAGGTCAACCAATGATAGATAGATGTGGCAATTTGAGTGATTCCATCTTTacgttgaggtcagaaacttttcaaaccacgtTTGTATATACCTAATATTGTTGGGTTTCTCAATCCATaccataaatttcaaaaacaatgctaataattaaccaaaatggtatttttatttaatgattactattacaataatatgaagagtcaatgaaatattattggggatttataaagtaaaaagataaataaaatttttctcattttcttgatttttggtcaaaattatttttgtgttgacatatcACATATGCATCCCCTTTTgagaagttttttatttaaaaaaaattttttttttgattatataagtACAACTCTACAAAGagtcaaatatgaaaatatattacagaTCTGGTTACATGAATACACATGTATGTGTATTTATGTCGGTGGCTATTAGTTGAGTTCCCTTATCAACAAGAtgtaaatatttggaattattcAATAGTTATACGGATGTTGAGAGTTATTAATATGTCATCCAGTATTGTTGCATGCCGGTCTCAAAATCCTAGACTGGTATGTTTAGaggtacaaaaaataataataaagaaagttggactgttttgaagaatgaatgGTCCAACTTCGATCTTCTAGACCGGTAATATGTctagcaaaaataaatgattatcttTCCAATAGATAGCTTTAGTAATCTGGATCTTGTGTTGTATAAGTCCGATAATGTAAGAGTAGATGACATTAtataaagataagatttcgtattaaaagtaattcttacacaattattattacttgactcagtattgtttaatTGAGCATCAAAGATGGATACAAACAAAGAGATAATCCGCTATATTTTACAGTATTCCTTTGATAAAGGCAGAAACACAAGCCAGGcgctaaaaatgtaaatgatgtTCATGATCTgtatactgtaacagccaatcatgcGTAATTTTGGCTTTTTTCATTCTGTTCctataattttgatgtcaaagatgcgcCACGCTGTGGAAGACCAATTAtcgaaaatatcgataaaattaCGGAAATCCGACCGTCATATAAGAACTGTTTCAATTGCCCAAGAGATAAACTTTGcagaaaaaaaccatttggaACCACTTTAATAAGGCTGGATTCAAAAAGAAGCTCGATGTATGGGTTCCACATTAGTTAACTCACAAAAACCTCATTGATCGAATTTCCATCTGCAAATCCCTGCTTAATCGCAagaaaattgatcaatttctgAAGCATATGGTTACTGGTGATTAAAAGTGGGTCACTTAAAACAACATCAAACGAAAACGGTCGAGGTCTAATTGTGGTGAGTCGGTGCAAACGGTGGCCAAGCCATGATTAACGGCCAGGAAGATTTTGCTGTGTGTTTGGTGGAATTGACAGGGAACCATCTACTATAAGCTGCTCGCTTATAGCCAAACTCTTAATTAGGAGTCATACTGTCAACAATTGGACTGTCTGAAGGAAGCCATCGCCCAATCTTTGGCCAATAGGAGATGAGTTATGTTCTATCAGGACAACGCCAGGCCACACACATCGAAATTGACTCGTGGGAAGCTCCTGGAGCTTGGTTGGGAGGTTTTTTATGAATCCATCTTATAGTCTTAatcttaaaatgaataatagatttatttttactagaccTATTACTAatgtattgagtagttatgtgtaagtgtgctcatgaaaaacggagttatcttctatattattaaagtttgtttgtctgtcgACGCCTAATTTATCCTGGCAATGCCGTACTACCACTAGTATTTCATCAAGaattataagattatttatAGTCAGACaaactcttcaaaaaatatcttcgtTTTGTCTTCCTCTTGTAATcacatacaaaagaaaaaaaaacaatcgttGACGAATAGATTTTGTCTTTTGATAGGTTTCTAAATTAGCTGTGCTCTCAGAGCGAGTGGtcaattcaaatctgaacactttaaataatagtatagGCCTttagcgacaatgatggcttccaggcggagGCAGTCGAAGGTTTGGCACTCGCTGTGGATGTAGTATActgtcatggcgtccaagtCCTGGTTCACAGTAGCTTTGAGGGGATCAGTGCATGGATGACAGACATTGCAGGTCACAGGctggtatcagggctgtaggggacCAAAAGGGTcagaaagagttcaaaagaactcaaaagtgtaattcaaaagagtcttgcaacggaggagaggATTTTCTTTCATTCCTAGTGTCACAAGGCtatttccacctacttttttgatagctctctggatgGTCTGAATATCTCTTACTTGGGCCCTCATAGAATAGAAGGGTTTTGGCTAGGGCTGTTTTCATTAAATCTTCTAGTTCCAATTTGCCTTAATGACAGAGCCCTTGTTCCTCtacaacgtttcagacttgctgacggcgtagacttTGGTCCTGGAGACCCCCAACTACTTGGACTGCACGAATataaattcgtcaatcacgttcaagtgtcattttctcaacttgtacgtaagctagaaagctcagattttttttgtaactcattgcttattctttaatatattgaaatatgaaattatttcaatCACACAACGTTCATCAATTATAGAatgagtaagtgttcagattttaatggaccactccgtATATATTTCCAGGAATGTTGGATATAGTTGGGAAGTAGTATTCAGAATTGATCAGAAACCTGAAATTTTTCTGattagatattaattaataattctcAAACTTTGGTACACGAACTCTCCCCTTCTGTTGTGGGAGGAGGTTTAAATATAAGGGGGTGAGTTTTATGAAAAGGTAATTTACCAATATGGTATtaacatatagaaaaaaaacaaaaatatgtatttcataagAGAAAAGCATTTCTTAAAgaaaggttattaaaaaaattgtacttcttataataaaaagatatatttctcAAGTGGTACGTCATGGTTTAATaaccattattataaattttaatttattgtctagaGTAATAAgtagatgaatattttaaagctaGGTTAGTACATTTTATGCATTTTGATGGTGCTGCCTATTGATTGTGATTTGAAAAGAAACCGCTCAATATACTATAAGGACTCTTTAACGCCCAGTCCTGTTAGAAGGGGCTCTTAAGTTTTGGAATCAGTTCGGAGGTGTTTTTTTGATTTCACTACGTATACATAACAACGTCATCGTGTAATCGAGTTCTAAAGTTTATAATTAACTTCTAATAAATGGAACATAATTCAGCATAcaagtaaacatatttattgacTTCCGATTCAACATTGAACGACACTTGTGGCTTGTTTTGAGGCATGTATGTTGGGGACATGGGACTTGCAGTGGCTCCATTTGaaacatagtattttttattaagatatttggATCTGTTTTGATTGATGAAGATTGATATGGTCAATGGTGGCATGATattaatgcaatttatgacgtcattgaaaatGCTCTATAGGGCTATAGATTGGGTTGCTTTGATTTATGATGGTATgtgtgacgtcagtgaaaacgctttatagaagaaatatccttcaaatataaatttatgtttgtacTTTTCATTGATTCAAAGAAAAGTATAATTCGTATAttccataataatattatcattagcAAATTAATTATACACAACCGATATCACATCCTGTTTATGAACATTATTGCTTCttcatattatgaataataagtAGCTTGTAATACTCTTCAAAAATTGCAAAGGAGGTATGTATATCAATGacgatttttctgtttcttttcttttagtTATGGTCACCACCCCTAAACAGGGATCCTtgaccataaaataaaaatattgactcCACAGGAGATgtcaaataaaatgatattgataatatatatatatttttttttttttttttttttttgccttgatAAAcaattaacgaaaaaaaaaaaaaatacttccgttctttgattgattgatatagaataaatgaattcatttcgcaaattgataataataacagtCCACTTTGGTGGTGGTCTTATTTTCTTCATGAATTAGGATATATTTCGTATTATAAGTGCTTATTGATGCTTTCATCAATAATATATCTTCAGGATAGGACCAATGACCAAGGCTGCGCCCTTATCGGTCAAACAGTTCCTGCAATTTCGTTAATTTAAACTGTTAGATCGGAACCGACAAAGTTGAACCGAGATcacaatatatttcatatcGGTATGGGTTCTTATGCATATTTTCGTTTGTTGAATTTTTGGTATacttataacattttaatattccatctacataattttatgtaaatgaaacacgttgttaactttattgtatcacacaacctttcctccataAAGGGGGGCCAAAAGTCATCagatagttagccaaataagtcagccccttttttttcttttaaggacTACGAGACTATCATtgactattatttctttaaaaaaattcagaattgCACATAATtcatacatagtattttattcgatattctattcaaatattgcttagtaatatttcattaaaagcgtagctacgTCCCCCTTGATACGAACATGCTTACATTGTATGTgcagactgaaagcaatcctcaattatccATCTTCCTGTATCCCTTCTCGCCACCTAGCATCCTCCCATGGCCCATGTTTGAAAGCCATTgccttaagcaaccttagttttgaTTCACTGCTGGAACATGGGGCACTACGCACTCTGCCTATGAGGGTTCTGCAGCCTTGCATGCATCATTTCATGGGCCCAAATTTTCTAGTCTTTTATTAAgtgtgcctgttaccaaactgagcttATATAAAAAGAACCAAGACTGTTGAAATGAAGAACCAGGACGAATAGAAATGCTGAACCTCAATCAGGCACAAACTTGCCGATGACCGTAACTTGTTTTACGGGTTAATTTCCACAATTCCTTAAATGATCTTTTTAATGAACAAAACTTTTTCTCACTCCTACGCTGTGGTGACATTAGCCCCTTTGCctgaaaattttattaggaccggattgatagtatttttagttttttaaaccGATCCAACcccaggggcgtccgtaggataatatattatttttttgggtgtgAAGGGGGGGCTTGTACTTTTCACAgctcacagctgttcacaaaaaattataaattaatatatttaaatataaaatttttggaaaaaaaaattcaaatattatttttttgtggaaaaaaatttcaaaaatccacaattattcacataaaattaaatttagtcgaaaaaattccaaactcacaactattcatcaaaaattaaatttctggtaaacaatttcaaaaacccacaggtgttcaccaaaattaaattttttaaatattcaattttttcaaaaagaaattcaaaaacttgcagctgttcacataaaatataatataaatataaaatttaaaaaaaaaatattcaaaatctatagttattcacaggaaatgtttttttttcataaaaaattaaaaaattaaatttcaaataataattaaaaataatcaaatattaaattttctagtaaaaaggggAAATCcttattgggggggggggctacagcacACACCCTGTGGATCCCCCAGAACCTTACTAAGTTGATATTTCCTTTCCCCTCCCCGAAACAAGAAACATTCTAACatgacttatttattttgaaatagagATTTGTTGAGGTTTCAAGATTATAACATTTAAAGCTCTTAATAAGTAAATTGCATGTACAAGTATGACAGATATGGTAACTCACagttatttgtcatttttgaatatatcgtgggtattcaaaatataaagtttggaatcctctttcatttttgcaatttttgaacTTTGCATTCCCTAATGTCTCGGATtacatattgttattttgattaaaactaaGAATGTGCattgtttattgttttatgtGATGATGTAAACATGATTCCAAGAATTAAGCATATCAGAGAATAGTGTCCCatgcaaataactttttaatctcccaaaataaaatgttttctttgaagtttcttatgaaatatgtaaaaatatattaatgcaatAACATTGTTATACAGAAAGACATCtaattactaattgatataagggtgtccacaggataatatatatatattttttccttggaattttttttgaaaataaataaataatatactataaaagcAGCCTACATACTCTAATGAATGCTCTCATTCAAAGTGATACCAATaagatcccactctgaattttggatatgtCTGAACAAATATACTGAGAAATGtttattccaaaatttaaaaaaaaatcgttttttctGCCTTGCAGGTGCACCATTTTGAAGGCTGTGACAGAGCcccaaacaattatttttgattaaaataagattactCTACTATCTTCTATTATCCCCAAGATATACCAGAATAATGTTATTGACATAACAAAAAATCCCCTCTGGGAATAGAGAGTTACTGTATCAGGTACTCCTCTATACATACTTCTAATGATGGgtactattttataaaacagaTCAGTCCTGAAAATATCGTTTTCATGGGGTGCTACTTATTGTGTTTTATGGTATGGAGCGCCAATGTGTGAGTAGAACACTACCATAgatataattcatcaaaacgtagaaaagaaacatttttcaacAATTCGAAGGATCTGAGCTGCCTAGAAAGTATGGATATACAGAAATCTATTTAGACCTTTGAAAATACCCTAATTTGGTATTTGTGAAGGGCAAATTTTGTTTTCCGTTTTGTAGGACTGCTAAGAACCACGTTCCTTCAACAtcatggcatttgaaaatgttaaatttgagAATTTTAAGAGTACTCTTACTGTGATATGAGACAATTTTAtaggaaatttatatttcacGAAATCTtgcaataaaaaagtaaagagaTCCTTACCAAATATTTAtgaagacaaaaaatttaaatcgcAGTTTCAAATTTTGGGCaggccttattttttataatgttccaTGTAGAGACTgtggaaaaacttttaactcCTCCATAAACGCTTTCATAGATTGACCCAGTGTTTGCAtactgaaattatttatttccttaaatgtaAAAAGACTAGATGACCAATaatcaaaattgacaaaaagtaCTGGTTTTGTTTGGACTTTCAAAAGGAAAGGGATCTGCGGGAAAGATGAAGTCGTTGGAATTAGCGTTATTGAAttccaaagctcttattgccagcaaaaataaaatctataagcCCTTAGCGGCTAAAGATATAAGAGCTGCTAACATCACATGCTATTGCAAGGTATGATACCTTCTCTTTGATGGTTCGTGACACCTCTGGATCTTATTTGCTCCTGTTTCGGTTTTAGTTATATGCTTGTATGTGTGTTCTAAATTATGTATGtcaaaggattttattttgttgtttttatcaGTAATATGTCTATAGtgcttaggattttttt is part of the Lepeophtheirus salmonis chromosome 14, UVic_Lsal_1.4, whole genome shotgun sequence genome and harbors:
- the LOC121129259 gene encoding uncharacterized protein, which translates into the protein MRLLETPYLVLIIVIKLRFSKSLSGPLCSPKSNIIGPDPLHSTINYIQQDKGLHVLLSFEDSSSNCSIRLTFPNAESRYFTLRNNSDELSGWKLIRDTKYHHIARLINENEKSVKEGFYKITLNRSRSLDFYALKKRKPYFKTEKERLDNKTYLIKVNLGFHTCLFYNEHFPSTNGSNIEVICDKKRKCSPHEVSFEASKFYKYYKVTVHNETLTNASLVCFITNFPDETRTWYSKLSWPVNEVIEPKKVQLKVDHPIVLIVMLSLSCIILLFAMLVIAANRIKNSSKNGAIQTFIVTNEEELDLQSSSGTTAAMIMGGGRPRLLSLQSTTSTYISNNTLVSSGNQFLAVPTTAIIAHGDHQIEISKIDEEPLFKDRFTDFNNLDMNNVIGEGNFGRVKAAILRDFGACWEVAVKYIKSNGSVDSFEQRELIKEAKTMLKIGYHPNIVNLQRVTMDRAGTFYLILEYCSNDSLLKYLRLERQRYKEALAFETYKGYIQDGNNKCNEDVNTMISWGFQIASGMSFLYERDVIQLHGDLAARNILLTTDLTAKISDFGLSHRLYNHYVTSDMRTDVLPSRWMAPEALRDIKLSKYTDLWSFGIVIWEIFSLGETPYSSIRGDNINKLLLETFSSGQRLMTPLHTPGEIDTLMNDCWNSVPSLRPTFSTLMGRLERLLSPAYRRREQALNDAMWTQYSKICNKMYFQMSSSQKLDEEKEAAECEYTPKSRSSYLRIDK